In Aspergillus nidulans FGSC A4 chromosome IV, a single window of DNA contains:
- a CDS encoding uncharacterized protein (transcript_id=CADANIAT00000885), with protein MAYYEPQGWQAPTSRQASWEQPVPPSRSGSSSVSQRDDVPAFSSQFDEVDRAIDNLVKSGKLWAAPRRDSMPMMVGRPHPEYGTDSRPPSSARHNSEQQFADPRMVNPAQRHHSISDFDGARMHPTPSMQGFYASQRFQGRPNEVEQMMQAKRRMAAQRERELRNYHQEQQYNRSLLAEMSAGKSDRSLSPAAVNEESRRELLARQHRALYGNESPAFFPPTSLADEGSRPESQTGIRGASPRSVDPFSQGPISSGPDGITQTNAGPSAIQSPSRANSTSSPSSGINPVFGKYDGAEQPVTSASSPGADSPSSRQAQSKSNAGPIGSVGPIGTRPAPQAGPAQASNPSLNKRSTTPLPSPLGFGFTSSESINDRSTSMSAAPNPATSSATAPAGIKDPSGGVGLGWSNSSGVWGSKAGLGVQASVWG; from the exons ATGGCGTACTACGAACCCCAAGGCTGGCAGGCCCCGACTTCTCGTCAGGCATCCTGGGAGCAGCCTGTGCCTCCGTCGCGATCAG GATCCAGCTCCGTCTCCCAGCGTGACGATGTCCCCGCTTTCTCCTCTCAGTTTGACG AGGTCGATCGCGCCATTGATAACCTTGTTAAGAGTGGGAAACTTTGGGCGGCACCGCGGAGGGATTCGATGCCCATGATGGTGGGCCGTCCCCATCCTGAGTACGGTACGGATTCTCGACcaccttcttcagcaaggcaCAATTCTGAACAACAATTCGCAGACCCGCGCATGGTCAATCCGGCTCAGCGCCATCATTCGATTAGCGACTTTGACGGCGCAAGGATGCACCCGACCCCCAGTATGCAGGGCTTTTATGCTTCGCAGCGGTTTCAGGGACGCCCCAATGAAGTGGAACAGATGATGCAAGCAAAGCGTCGGATGGCGGCACAGCGTGAGAGGGAACTCCGCAACTATCATCAGGAGCAGCAGTACAACCGAA GCCTTCTCGCCGAAATGTCCGCCGGCAAGTCCGATCGTTCGCTCAGTCCAGCCGCCGTGAACGAGGAAAGTCGCCGAGAGCTCCTGGCCCGACAGCACAGGGCTTTGTACGGCAACGAAAGCCCCGCGTTCTTCCCTCCTACCAGTCTCGCCGACGAAGGCTCCCGGCCTGAGAGCCAGACTGGCATCCGAGGCGCATCCCCTCGCAGCGTGGACCCGTTCAGTCAGGGTCCAATCTCCAGTGGGCCCGATGGCATCACTCAGACTAATGCTGGCCCGTCCGCCATCCAATCCCCTTCGCGCGCGAACAGTACCTCTTCTCCGAGTTCTGGTATCAACCCCGTTTTTGGGAAATATGACGGTGCCGAACAGCCAGTGACTTCGGCTTCGTCTCCTGGGGCGGACTCCCCGTCCTCGAGACAGGCGCAGTCGAAATCAAACGCTGGCCCCATCGGCTCTGTCGGTCCCATCGGAACTCGTCCGGCTCCTCAAGCTGGCCCTGCTCAGGCTTCGAACCCTTCCCTGAATAAGCGATCGACGACTCCCCTGCCTTCGCCTCTGGGTTTCGGCTTCACGTCCAGTGAAAGCATTAACGACCGCTCTACGTCGATGTCGGCCGCACCTAACCCTGCAACCTCCTCGGCCACCGCCCCAGCCGGTATCAAGGATCCTTCTGGTGGCGTTGGACTCGGCTGGAGCAACAGCAGCGGTGTCTGGGGCTCTAAGGCCGGGCTGGGCGTCCAAGCTTCTGTCTGGGGTTAA
- a CDS encoding uncharacterized protein (transcript_id=CADANIAT00000886): protein MALELQPPSDRKRVKVYELKENDWFDRGTGFCTGQILDDEPRIFVESEDKPNRVLLETKISKDGGYQKQQDTLIVWTEPNQTDMALSFQEAEGCAMIWNFVNSVQQHLLTLAAGDDALSEDLESMHSVTLPAPELANLPDIDHLMRAASMAQTGRDALSKCVIRDDYIQKLLPLVTVAEDLESLPDLHRLCNIMKSLILLNDTTIIETVVTDSVILGVVGALEYDPEFPTHKANHRQYLSDESRYKEVVPIRDETIRRKIRYTWRLQYLKDVVLARILDDPTFSVLNSMIFYNQVDIVNHIQSDGAFLKELFSVFDPRSADAKRKEDAVQFLHQCASIAKNLQVPERATLFANLISHGLFAVIAFAIKHPNPAIRTTGIDILVALLDHDPIMMRSYMLKAVNEKKTPLTDTLIDLLHTETDLGVKNQLADAIKVLLDPQVPIQAAMARAGPEAAKVRPNILSDAFVQNHFEESSRRLFAPLKRLEDQSSPHGLTFQAVALYSHLVDILTFFVRQHLYRCRNVIQNERLAAHITQLLRVPQKHLKLTALKFFRTLLSLQDTFYQALMTHNDTFGLILDIVYETMPRDNLLNSACLELFEFIKREHIKPITLHVVGKYGDKLRNITYVDTFQGLILHYEQLQGYSEEGDSTLYSQEESTPGLKMQPTGRWQGVKEMDPAEEEYFNTSDDEEEWQQDTQASGTLLSQVPNGAASPSVKSLVDYPDDDEEDVNAMDTKPEPDTAQKQLQPAEASNEDAPADPSIEVPSTPPSQVVQTPPERLSEKRRREEEDDDELVKLTSGPKRRSSTSSSTGSAGFLRKKRSGSVGSVSVPNKVAQGDGRPSTGNAVPKRIAINLSSSVKSRRESRNATGCCIKCGWERT from the exons ATGGCGTTGGAATTACAGCCGCCCAGCGATCGCAAGCGGGTTAAAGTTTACGAACTAAAGGAGAATGACTGGTTCGATCGGGGTACAGGGTTTTGCACTGGCCAGATTCTTGAT GATGAACCGCGAATATTTGTGGAATCAGAAGACAAACCCAACCGGGTACTTCTGGAGACAAAGATCTCCAAAGATGGCGGGtatcagaagcagcaag ATACATTGATCGTGTGGACCGAGCCGAACCAGACAGATATGGCGTTAAGCTTTCaggaagcagaaggatgCGCAATGATTTG GAACTTTGTCAATTCTGTCCAGCAACACCTTCTCACTCTCGCCGCAGGTG ATGACGCACTATCTGAAGATCTCGAGAGCATGCATTCCGTTACTCTACCCGCACCTGAACTGGCGAATCTTCCCGATATTGATCATCTAATGAGGGCCGCCAGCATGGCTCAAACCGGCCGCGATGCGCTGTCGAAGTGTGTCATTCGGGATGATTATATCCAGAAGCTCCTACCCCTGGTCACAGTCGCCGAAGACCTGGAGAGTCTTCCCGACTTGCACCGTCTCTGCAACATCATGAAATCACTCATCCTTCTCAACGATACCACTATTATCGAGACAGTCGTCACGGACTCTGTCATACTTGGAGTTGTTGGGGCATTAGAAT ATGACCCCGAATTCCCTACGCATAAAGCGAACCATCGCCAATACCTGTCCGACGAGTCGCGCTACAAAGAAGTCGTTCCTATCAGGGACGAGACAATTCGACGCAAGATCCGCTACACTTGGCGGTTGCAATATCTGAAAGACGTTGTACTCGCCCGAATCCTCGACGATCCTACCTTTTCCGTCTTGAACTCTATGATCTTTTACAACCAGGTCGACATTGTGAACCACATTCAGTCGGATGGCGCCTTTCTAAAGGAGCTATTTTCGGTCTTTGATCCGAGAAGCGCAGATGCAAAGCGCAAAGAGGACGCCGTCCAGTTCCTTCACCAATGCGCGTCAATCGCGAAAAACTTACAGGTTCCGGAGCGTGCCACCCTATTCGCAAACCTCATCAGCCACGGCCTTTTTGCTGTGATCGCCTTCGCCATTAAGCACCCAAACCCGGCTATTCGGACTACGGGAATTGACATTTTAGTTGCGCTCCTTGACCACGACCCCATAATGATGCGCAGTTATATGCTCAAGGCCGTCAATGAAAAGAAGACGCCCCTTACCGACACGCTAATCGACTTGCTTCATACAGAGACGGATCTCGGTGTGAAGAACCAACTTGCAGATGCGATCAAGGTCTTATTAGACCCACAGGTTCCCATCCAGGCTGCGATGGCTCGGGCTGGTCCCGAGGCCGCCAAAGTGCGGCCCAATATACTTTCCGACGCCTTTGTCCAGAACCACTTCGAGGAATCTTCAAGGAGGCTGTTTGCGCCGCTAAAACGACTTGAAGATCAATCTAGTC CGCACGGTTTGACCTTCCAAGCTGTAGCTTTATACTCTCATCTTGTTGATATCCTCACCTTCTTCGTCCGCCAACACCTTTACCGATGCCGTAACGTCATTCAGAATGAGCGGCTCGCAGCCCACATAACTCAACTTCTCCGAGTACCGCAAAAGCACCTTAAACTAA CCGCCTTGAAATTCTTCAGGACCCTTCTAAGCCTCCAAGATACCTTTTATCAAGCTTTGATGACGCACAATGATACCTTCGGGCTCATACTTGACATTGTTTACGAGACCATGCCCCGCGATAACCTGCTCAACTCCGCCTGCCTTGAACTTTTCGAATTCATCAAGCGGGAACATATCAAACCAATAACTCTCCATGTGGTCGGAAAATATGGCGACAAGCTGCGGAATATCACCTATGTCGACACATTCCAGGGGTTGATACTTCATTACGAACAACTCCAGGGCTAcagcgaggaaggagattcAACGCTATACTCTCAAGAGGAGTCTACACCTGGTTTGAAGATGCAACCTACTGGACGCTGGCAAGGCGTAAAGGAAATGGACCCTGCTGAAGAGGAGTACTTCAACACGtcggacgacgaggaggag TGGCAGCAAGATACCCAGGCCTCGGGAACGTTACTTTCACAAGTACCGAATGGTGCCGCCTCTCCGTCTGTAAAGTCCCTGGTTGATTATCcagatgacgacgaggaagatgtcAATGCAATGGATACGAAACCCGAACCAGACACCGCTCAAAAACAACTGCAACCTGCTGAGGCCTCTAATGAGGATGCACCGGCCGATCCAAGTATAGAGGTTCCGTCGACGCCACCCTCACAAGTTGTGCAAACGCCTCCGGAGAGATTATCGGAGAAGCGCCGgcgcgaggaagaggacgacgacgagctcgtcaagctcaCATCTGGACCAAAACGACGAAGTTCAACGAGTAGCTCAACCGGAAGCGCAGGATTTCTACGGAAGAAGCGAAGCGGTTCTGTCGGCTCAGTTTCCGTCCCCAATAAAGTCGCTCAAGGCGATGGTCGACCTAGCACTGGGAATGCGGTTCCGAAGCGGATCGCCATTAACCTCAGCTCTTCGGTAAAAAGCCGCAGAGAGTCGAGAAATGCAACTGGATGCTGTATCAAATGCGGCTGGGAAAGAACATGA
- the erg1 gene encoding squalene monooxygenase erg1 (transcript_id=CADANIAT00000887): MATTRANGHANGQASKPSDAAELRRRLHHEADVVIVGAGVLGCALAVALGRQGRSVLLLEQSLKEPDRIVGELLQPGGVSALEQLGLRDCLEDIDAIPTNGYYVTYLGKPVKIPYPSQSPGAPPPEGRSFHHGRFVMKLREAAGACPNVTIVETKVTDLITSSHSKQVLGVECVTKESKDCYFGQITVVADGYASKFRKQYHPYTPKVRSKFWGLELIDAELPQPHYGHVLLEPERPPILIYQIGTHETRILCDIPENLPSASVKNGGVKGHLRNVVLPSLPKCVQPSFAAALDKGQLRSMPNSFLPSAPNKTPGLIVLGDALNMRHPLTGGGMTVALNDVVILRDLLSPEKVPRLSDTRLVLKKLSTFHWRRKMGASVINILAQALYSLFAADDDNLKALQRGCFQYFSMGMYETPVSLLGGMLKKPEVLFAHFFTVAFLSLWMIIRDSPLYKLPLALIRCALVFWTACVVIFPYMLIEAFC, from the exons ATGGCCACCACCCGTGCCAACGGCCACGCCAACGGCCAAGCCTCGAAACCTTCAGACGCCGCAGAGCTCCGCAGACGACTTCACCATGAAGCCGACGTTGTAATAGTGGGTGCAGGAGTGCTGGGGTGCGCGCTGGCGGTGGCATTGGGGCGCCAGGGGCGTagcgtcctcctcctggaaCAGTCGCTCAAGGAGCCAGACCGCATTGTTGGTGAACTCCTGCAGCCTGGAGGGGTCTCTGCCCTCGAGCAGCTAGGATTGCGAGACTGCTtagaggatattgatgccATACCCACAAATGGTTACTATGTCACCTACCTGGGCAAGCCCGTCAAAATCCCATACCCCAGCCAAAGTCCCGGGGCGCCGCCACCGGAGGGCCGCTCGTTCCACCATGGCCGGTTCGTGATGAAGCTGCGCGAAGCTGCAGGGGCTTGTCCCAATGTCACTATCGTTGAGACAAAGGTTACGGACCTGATCACCAGTTCCCATTCCAAGCAGGTTCTTGGTGTGGAATGCGTGACCAAGGAGTCCAAGGACTGCTATTTCGGTCAGATCACCGTCGTCGCGGACGGGTACGCCTCTAAGTTTCGAAAACAATACCACCCTTATACCCCGAAGGTTCGATCGAAGTTCTGGGGGCTTGAGCTCATTGATGCGGAACTGCCGCAGCCACACTACGGCCATGTCCTCCTAGAGCCTGAGCGCCCGCCCATTCTCATCTACCAGATCGGAACTCACGAAACGCGAATCCTCTGCGATATCCCCGAAAATCTGCCCTCGGCGTCCGTCAAGAACGGAGGCGTAAAAGGTCATCTCCGCAACGTCGTGCTCCCGTCCCTGCCCAAATGCGTGCAGCCCTCCTTTGCTGCGGCGTTAGATAAAGGTCAGCTGCGGTCAATGCCGAACTCCTTCCTGCCGAGCGCGCCGAACAAGACACCGGGGTTAATAGTGCTGGGTGATGCGCTAAACATGCGGCATCCATTAACTGGCGGAGGCATGACTGTCGCTTTGAATGACGTCGTCATTCTCCGCGACTTGCTCAGCCCGGAGAAGGTGCCCAGACTAAGCGACACCAGACTCGTCCTCAAAAAGCTGTCCACCTTCCACTGGAGACGAAAGATGGGGGCGTCTGTCATCAACATCCTAGCTCAGGCGCTGTACTCTCTCTTCGCTGCAGATG ACGATAACCTCAAAGCCCTCCAACGCggctgcttccagtatttCTCCATGGGGATGTACGAAACCCCCGTCAGCCTCCTCGGCGGCATGCTCAAGAAACCAGAAGTCCTCTTTGCGCACTTCTTCACTGTTGCGTTCCTCTCACTGTGGATGATCATCCGCGACTCCCCCCTGTACAAACTCCCGCTCGCATTGATCCGGTGCGCGCTTGTCTTTTGGACGGCGTGTGTTGTCATCTTTCCTTATATGTTAATTGAAGCCTTTTGTTAG
- a CDS encoding pentatricopeptide repeat protein (transcript_id=CADANIAT00000888): protein MSAHGPPAVPSRNALRVLRNLALAGSTVGSFCTVAAITYDVHRRVSVAERIIENKRALQTSAPRYDATSAARRISRMMEAAEAGEFMGLEAWKESEKRYRNAPYPSTGYDGNGSPGESPGTCTTDGANSPASVGSMTGTATKSEEVTELVTELGWKLNRLRHGPKTDIPPSKPLPPSLKPKYVVRQPDPDADIATIDARLDLPSGNQLTLDERIESLTERGQYIDAAQIFLDEHPASNGGISIHRRQLVEQLFYLNCRQENVFIARSLFERLEEVDRVSHTMWKVLIVALAKKGCIESATTVFLRYKDSYSIPGILLDVVLRCLIESRRLQTAKQVLFQHLHLDRDCGLCGVYLTGLWKKARSIELLNGQFTKLLIMLRRMDKKPTHKLISPMLQAYVDFGRFADAETLLHEMTVTYQVPLNVRMKGILVYAKALQCDWTAVDEGFNEMHNLGLTSPKADFLKIFHRIFLEYWPSHTAVEIRDFLYRYIDKFDIVPDQVLWGHILEAIVERGDMAMLSEFTNLARERGWKINLDQTAVLDVLRKRQSALGDSPVGFWQMLHAARADNMRATASQQLLGHDQRTNWRQSNHTVEQAYFADGWYERTVHELTGPSRSVDDYQNLQTQMIYYIHAGKMTEALQCFQDARVSGFELKPQEVELALIATLLSQGLGAAQALVEVEVEWIEWLPIFFRQIKDMDPSAESEFIQLAVFRFYRIRWMRRSMMVTHNITAATSGRLIASNKPEMAIDLLVSVYKSKYGRLKAFDAVCMKMFLRAFAATENLRGIRWCILTALSRDSALSRDFAVEVDRVLGVLHRESVGISMDLQKAKLRASQLKTLTYLGEVLHKKFEGYFKPGVWNVNYGLKKARRRELKTPSANIWNFDYNKKKQAQSKIQGIVNSWDEEYELERLLDCIDNDQNSILARWNEVTCRRQELELEQIDGVPVYLFRLSRPSLRKKAIFTANSQPQFTSYVRP, encoded by the exons ATGTCTGCCCATGGCCCTCCGGCCGTCCCTTCGCGAAACGCCCTGAGAGTGCTTCGGaatcttgcccttgcgggcTCAACAGTTGGAAGCTTTTGCACGGTTGCTGCGATCACCTACGATGTGCACCGACGAGTCTCCGTCGCGGAGCGCATTATCGAGAATAAGCGAGCCCTTCAAACGTCCGCTCCGAGATATGATGCTACGTCTGCAGCCAGAAGAATTTCCCGGATgatggaagcagcagaagcaggcgAATTTATGGGACTGGAAGCAtggaaagagagcgagaaaagGTACAGGAATGCGCCATACCCTAGCACGGGGTACGACGGGAATGGCTCTCCCGGTGAAAGTCCTGGTACCTGTACGACGGATGGCGCCAATTCGCCGGCCTCAGTCGGCTCTATGACTGGAACCGCAACAAAATCGGAAGAGGTCACAGAGCTCGTTACAGAACTTGGGTGGAAACTCAATAGGTTACGGCATGGGCCCAAGACAGATATACCTCCTTCCAAACCACTTCCGCCAAGCCTCAAACCAAAATATGTCGTTCGACAGCCGGACCCAGATGCAGATATTGCTACGATAGATGCCAGGCTGGATCTACCTTCTGGGAATCAGTTGACTCTTGACGAACGGATAGAAAGTCTTACCGAGCGTGGTCAGTACATTGATGCTGCTCAAATATTCTTGGATGAACATCCAGCCTCAAATGGAGGTATATCGATTCATAGGCGACAACTTGTGGAACAGCTGTTTTACTTGAACTGCCGGCAAGAGAATGTTTTCATCGCGAGGAGTCTATTCGAACGACTGGAAGAAGTGGATCGGGTGTCCCACACTATGTGGAAGGTCCTGATTGTCGCATTGGCGAAGAAAGGCTGCATAGAGTCGGCTACGACGGTCTTCCTTCGTTACAAGGACTCCTATTCTATTCCTGGGATATTATTGGACGTTGTCCTTCGGTGTTTGATTGAATCTCGCAGGCTTCAAACTGCGAAACAGGTTCTCTTCCAGCATTTACACCTGGATCGAGACTGTGGTTTATGTGGTGTCTATCTTACGGGCCTGTGGAAGAAAGCTAGAAgcattgagcttctcaacggCCAGTTCACAAAATTACTGATAATGCTCCGACGCATGGACAAGAAACCTACTCACAAGCTCATAAGTCCAATGCTCCAGGCATATGTGGATTTTGGCAGGTTCGCAGATGCTGAAACTCTGCTACACGAGATGACGGTTACGTACCAAGTCCCACTTAATGTGCGAATGAAAGGTATTCTAGTGTACGCGAAAGCTTTGCAATGTGACTGGACAGCTGTCGATGAAGGGTTTAACGAAATGCACAACCTAGGTCTGACGAGTCCCAAGGCGGACTTTCTCAAGATCTTCCACCGCATCTTTCTTGAATATTGGCCGTCTCACACAGCGGTCGAGATTCGGGATTTCCTTTACCGCTATATTGATAAATTCGATATTGTTCCTGATCAGGTTCTCTGGGGTCACATATTGGAGGCAATTGTTGAAAGGGGCGATATGGCTATGCTCTCCGAATTCACAAATTTGGCGCGCGAGCGCGGGTGGAAAATTAATCTGGATCAAACTGCGGTACTGGACGTATTGCGCAAACGTCAGTCCGCACTAGGGGATTCTCCCGTGGGCTTCTGGCAGATGTTGCACGCTGCGCGAGCAGACAATATGCGAGCCACTGCGTCGCAACAGCTTCTTGGTCACGACCAGCGAACAAATTGGCGACAATCAAATCACACAGTGGAGCAGGCTTACTTCGCTGATGGATGGTATGAGCGCACGGTGCACGAGTTAACAGGACCTTCGAGATCCGTTGATGATTATCAGAACTTACAAACCCAAATGATTTACTACATTCATGCGGGCAAAATGACAGAGGCCCTTCAGTGCTTTCAGGATGCAAGAGTGTCTGGATTTGAGCTTAAGCCACAGGAAGTTGAGCTTGCGCTGATTGCTACACTACTCAGCCAGGGACTGGGCGCTGCTCAAGCTCTGGTTGAGGTGGAAGTTGAATGGATTGAGTGGTTGCCTATCTTTTTCCGCCAGATCAAAGATATGGATCCCTCAGCAGAATCCGAGTTCATCCAATTGGCTGTTTTCCGCTTCTATCGCATCCGCTGGATGAGACGGTCGATGATGGTCACGCATAATATCACCGCCGCAACGAGCGGGCGTCTGATCGCATCGAATAAACCGGAGATGGCTATTGATCTACTCGTGTCGGTTTATAAATCAAAATACGGACGCCTAAAGGCATTCGATGCAGTTTGCATGAAGATGTTCTTGCGCGCGTTCGCTGCTACGGAGAACCTTCGGGGGATCCGGTGGTGCATCCTAACTGCGCTCTCGCGAGACAGTGCCCTCTCCCGAGATTTCGCTGTCGAGGTTGACCGCGTTCTAGGAGTGCTCCATCGGGAATCCGTGGGCATAAGCATGGACCTCCAAAAAGCCAAGTTGAGAGCGAGTCAGTTGAAGACCCTGACATACCTTGGCGAAGTTCTTCACAAAAAGTTCGAAGGCTACTTCAAACCTGGCGTTTGGAATGTCAATTACGGACTGAAAAAGGCCAGGCGGCGAGAGCTGAAGACTCCATCCGCGAACATCTGGAATTTCGATtacaacaagaagaaacaagcCCAGAGCAAAATTCAAGGGATTGTCAATAGCTGGGATGAGGAGTACGAGCTTGAACGGTTGCTGGACTGTATTGACAATGATCAAAATTCGATTCTTGCTAGATGGAACGAGGTTACCTGTCGTCGACAGGAGCTGGAACTGGAGCAGATAGACGGTGTGCCTGTATA TCTTTTTCGCCTGTCTCGACCTtcgctgaggaagaaagcaATATTTACAGCCAATAGCCAGCCCCAGTTTACATCGTATGTTCGTCCTTAG
- a CDS encoding ferrochelatase HEM15 (transcript_id=CADANIAT00000889) produces the protein MALRRTIALPRMLRSAARIPMGISGEHRRGLATAVPPVTQDATGSKGPTAMVFLNMGGPSTTAEVEDFLSRLFADGDLIPLGRLQNYLGPLIAKRRTPKIQRQYADIGGGSPIRKWSEYQCAEMCKLLDQLSPESAPHKPYVAFRYAAPLTEEMYAQLLADGFGNGKGGRAVAFTQYPQYSCSTTGSSLNELWKWRTRLEGKRANCDVDATGTIQWSVIDRWPTHPGLIEAFARNIEDQLKTYPEEKRNSVVLLFSAHSLPMSVVNRGDPYPAEVAATVHAVMQRLNFSNPYRLCWQSQVGPSAWLGAQTSDTVQEYVKRGQTDLVLVPIAFTSDHIETLYELDLEVMEEANHPGVKRAESLNGNPIFIQALADLAHDHLRKGELCSLQMTLRCQGCKSERCLEQKKFFAGQKYASLVQ, from the exons ATGGCTCTGCGGCGCACCATTGCCCTGCCGCGAATGCTGCGGTCAGCGGCTCGCATTCCCATGGGAATCAGCGGAGAACACAGGCGTGGCCTTGCAACAGCTGTGCCGCCGGTTACTCAAGATGCCACAGGGTCTAAAGGGCCGACCGCGATGGTGTTCCTGAACATGGGAGGTCCTTCGACGACGGCTGAGGTCGAAGATTTTCTAAGCAGACTGTTT GCCGACGGCGACTTGATTCCCCTTGGTCGTCTCCAAAACTATCTAGGTCCGCTCATTGCGAAGAGGAGAACGCCAAAGATCCAAAGACAGTATGCGGATATCGGAGGAGGTTCGCCTATCAGAAAATGGTCAGAGTACCAATGCGCAGAGATGTGTAAATTGCTGGACCAGCTCAGCCCCGAGTCTGCCCCGCACAAGCCGTACGTCGCATTCCGTTACGCTGCGCCTTTGACGGAGGAAATGTACGCGCAGCTGCTAGCAGACGGCTTCGGCAATGGGAAAGGTGGCCGTGCTGTTGCATTCACGCAATATCCGCAGTACTCGTGTTCTACAACGGGTAGTTCATTGAATGAGCTGTGGAAGTGGAGGACCCGACTGGAAGGAAAGCGCGCAAATTGCGACGTGGATGCGACAGGAACTATCCAGTGGAGTGTCATTGACCGCTGGCCTACACACCCGGGTCTTATCGAAGCGTTCGCAAGAAATATTGAAGACCAACTGAAGACGTACCccgaggaaaagaggaacaGTGTGGTGTTATTGTTCTCGGCTCACAGTTTGCCTATGAGTGTGGTCAACAGAG GTGATCCGTATCCAGCAGAGGTTGCCGCAACCGTTCACGCAGTAATGCAAAGACTGAACTTCAGCAACCCGTATCGATTATGCTGGCAGTCTCAGGTTGGACCGTCTGCTTGGCTCGGCGCTCAGACCAGCGATACAGTCCAGGAATATGTTAAGAGGGGACAAActgatcttgtccttgttccAATTGCATTCACTAGCGACCACATTGAGACCCTGTACGAGCTGGATCTGGAAGTgatggaagaagccaaccaCCCAGGAGTCAAGCGCGCCGAGAGCTTGAACGGGAACCCGATTTTCATCCAGGCCCTCGCGGACTTGGCCCACGACCACTTGCGCAAAGGAGAATTATGTTCTCTTCAGATGACCCTCCGCTGCCAGGGCTGCAAGAGCGAAAGATGTTTGGAACAAAAGAAGTTTTTTGCTGGTCAAAAATATGCTTCTCTTGTACAATAG